Proteins found in one Brevibacillus brevis genomic segment:
- the ndk gene encoding nucleoside-diphosphate kinase — MEKTFLMVKPDGVQRNLIGEIVSRFEKKGYQLVGAKLMTVSRELAEEHYAEHKERPFFGELVDFITSGPVFAMVWQGNNVITTARAMMGKTNPVDAASGTIRGDFATSVGMNIIHGSDSPESAEREIGLWFSAEEVLSFEKTIQRWI, encoded by the coding sequence ATGGAAAAAACATTCCTTATGGTAAAACCAGATGGCGTACAACGTAACCTGATTGGTGAAATCGTATCCCGTTTTGAGAAAAAAGGCTACCAACTCGTGGGTGCTAAGCTGATGACAGTAAGCCGCGAACTGGCTGAAGAACACTATGCAGAGCACAAAGAGCGTCCATTCTTCGGTGAACTGGTAGACTTCATCACTTCCGGACCAGTATTCGCTATGGTATGGCAAGGTAACAACGTAATCACAACTGCTCGCGCTATGATGGGCAAAACAAACCCGGTAGACGCTGCTTCCGGTACGATCCGTGGCGATTTCGCTACTTCCGTTGGCATGAACATCATCCACGGTTCTGACTCTCCTGAGAGCGCTGAGCGTGAAATCGGTCTGTGGTTCTCCGCAGAAGAAGTTCTCTCCTTCGAGAAAACCATCCAACGCTGGATCTAA
- a CDS encoding CheR family methyltransferase — MEDKDFLQFIASVKKMTGIDLALYKEAQMKRRLTSLRQKRGYNTFAQYFDAIAKDKELFYEFLDRMTINVSEFFRNPGRWEVLENKILPRLAKQSPRVKCWSAACSTGEEPYTLSLILLRMKMDATVLASDIDEGALAKAKQGVYTDRSLQDCPKDLVAKYFEKDTLSYRITDEVKRKVTFKKHNLLADSFDSQFDLIICRNVMIYFTEEAKHELYHKFSRALKPGGVLFVGSTEQIFQPQQYQLETEDTFFYRKMG; from the coding sequence ATGGAAGATAAGGACTTTCTCCAATTTATTGCTAGTGTGAAAAAAATGACTGGAATTGATCTTGCCCTCTACAAGGAAGCACAGATGAAGCGCCGTCTAACCTCGTTGAGACAAAAGCGGGGGTACAACACATTTGCCCAGTATTTCGATGCCATCGCTAAAGACAAGGAGCTTTTCTATGAGTTCCTCGATAGGATGACCATCAACGTATCGGAATTTTTCCGGAATCCAGGCCGGTGGGAAGTTCTCGAGAATAAAATTTTGCCACGCTTGGCAAAGCAATCGCCGCGGGTGAAATGCTGGAGTGCGGCATGCTCGACAGGGGAGGAGCCGTACACACTCTCACTGATTTTGCTACGCATGAAGATGGATGCGACCGTGCTCGCTTCCGATATTGATGAGGGAGCACTGGCAAAAGCGAAGCAAGGGGTGTACACGGACCGATCCCTGCAAGATTGTCCGAAAGACCTCGTAGCAAAGTATTTTGAAAAAGATACACTCAGCTATCGCATCACGGACGAAGTGAAGAGAAAAGTGACGTTCAAAAAACATAATTTATTGGCGGACTCATTTGATTCTCAATTTGATTTAATTATTTGCCGGAACGTGATGATTTACTTTACCGAAGAAGCAAAGCATGAGCTGTATCACAAGTTTAGCCGGGCCCTGAAACCTGGTGGAGTACTCTTTGTAGGTAGCACGGAACAAATTTTTCAGCCGCAACAATACCAACTGGAGACAGAGGATACGTTCTTCTATCGGAAAATGGGTTGA
- the aroC gene encoding chorismate synthase has translation MRYLTAGESHGPQLTAIIEGVPSNLPISIEEINEQLARRQKGHGRGRRMQIEKDQVKILSGVRHGYTTGAPITLVVENNDWTHWQGIMSAEPVEEGTEEKRRVSRPRPGHADLNGAIKYHQRDMRNILERSSARETTVRVAVGAVARQLLAQFGIRIGGQVLQINEIVAKRQEVSLDELIARTEESPVRCLDKEAEPLMMAAIDKAKEDGDSLGGTVEVIVEGVPIGLGSHVQWDRKLDGRLAQAIMSIQAFKGVEIGIGFEAAGLKGSQVHDEIIWNEETGYSRKTNRAGGLEGGMTTGMPVVVRGVMKPIPTLYKPLMSVDIDSREPFSASIERSDSCAVPAASVVAEAVVAWEIASAMCEKFPSDSLDDMEENVRQYRAYTEKF, from the coding sequence ATGCGTTACTTGACAGCAGGGGAATCCCACGGGCCGCAATTAACAGCTATCATTGAGGGCGTACCGAGCAACCTACCGATTTCCATTGAGGAAATTAATGAGCAGTTGGCACGTCGTCAGAAAGGCCATGGCCGCGGCAGAAGAATGCAGATTGAAAAGGATCAGGTGAAAATTCTTTCTGGTGTCCGTCATGGATATACAACCGGAGCTCCTATCACACTGGTCGTTGAAAATAATGATTGGACGCATTGGCAAGGAATCATGAGCGCTGAGCCTGTAGAGGAAGGCACTGAAGAAAAGCGTCGTGTCTCCCGTCCACGCCCTGGACATGCTGATTTAAACGGGGCGATTAAGTATCATCAACGCGATATGCGCAATATTCTGGAACGTTCCAGCGCTCGTGAGACTACTGTCCGCGTAGCTGTTGGTGCAGTCGCTCGCCAATTGCTGGCTCAATTTGGTATCCGTATAGGCGGGCAGGTACTCCAGATCAATGAGATCGTGGCGAAGAGACAAGAAGTAAGTCTGGACGAGCTGATTGCCCGCACCGAAGAATCGCCAGTACGCTGTTTGGATAAAGAAGCAGAACCACTGATGATGGCAGCGATTGACAAAGCAAAAGAAGACGGGGATTCCCTCGGTGGTACCGTAGAAGTGATCGTTGAAGGCGTGCCAATTGGTTTGGGTAGCCACGTGCAATGGGACCGCAAGCTGGATGGACGTCTTGCACAGGCAATCATGAGTATTCAGGCTTTCAAAGGTGTCGAAATCGGTATCGGATTCGAGGCAGCCGGTCTGAAAGGCTCACAAGTTCATGACGAGATTATTTGGAACGAAGAAACTGGCTACAGCCGAAAAACAAATCGTGCAGGTGGACTCGAAGGCGGTATGACGACAGGAATGCCTGTAGTTGTTCGCGGTGTCATGAAGCCGATTCCTACCTTGTACAAACCGTTGATGAGTGTGGATATCGACTCGAGAGAGCCATTCTCAGCGAGCATTGAGCGTTCTGACAGTTGTGCTGTTCCTGCCGCAAGTGTCGTTGCGGAGGCAGTGGTAGCATGGGAGATCGCGAGTGCTATGTGCGAAAAATTCCCTTCTGATTCTCTTGACGACATGGAAGAAAACGTACGTCAATACCGTGCGTACACGGAGAAATTCTAA
- the aroB gene encoding 3-dehydroquinate synthase encodes MSVEKLTVELGERSYEIVIGDGLLHQAAALLVEAGIASTSKLMIVTDENVAVHYLEPLLDVLRQHGYQAHSAVIAAGEQSKSLTVYERLITEAIDAGLDRKSAVLALGGGVVGDLAGFVAATYMRGIDFVQMPTTLLAHDSSVGGKVAINHPLGKNLIGAFHQPKVVIYETKALHSLPKREVAAGFAEVVKHGLIADAAFVDWLEDNAERLWQLDSELLGKAIEKGCAVKAAIVSQDETEQGQRALLNLGHTFGHAFEALSAYSTLNHGEAISIGMCLAAKVAERIGFAETGVYNRTKRMLELFHLPTAWPGNLSPEAVLEAMKRDKKTVGGKLALVLPRAIGQVEVVKNIEEELILGVMREEVEG; translated from the coding sequence ATGAGCGTGGAGAAGCTGACTGTTGAGCTGGGGGAGCGCTCCTACGAGATTGTGATAGGTGATGGTCTTTTGCACCAGGCTGCAGCGTTGCTAGTAGAGGCAGGCATTGCTTCTACTAGCAAGTTGATGATTGTCACAGATGAGAATGTAGCCGTTCATTATTTAGAGCCTTTGCTCGATGTATTGCGGCAGCATGGGTATCAGGCCCACTCAGCTGTCATCGCTGCTGGAGAACAATCGAAGAGCCTGACTGTCTACGAACGATTGATAACAGAGGCAATTGATGCAGGACTGGACAGGAAGTCTGCTGTATTGGCTCTCGGTGGTGGAGTCGTTGGAGACTTGGCAGGATTTGTGGCTGCTACGTACATGCGCGGCATTGATTTTGTTCAAATGCCGACTACCTTGCTCGCACATGATAGCTCGGTTGGTGGAAAAGTAGCGATCAATCATCCGCTCGGAAAAAATCTCATTGGTGCTTTCCATCAGCCCAAAGTTGTCATTTACGAGACGAAAGCCTTGCATAGTTTACCGAAGCGTGAAGTCGCAGCAGGCTTTGCAGAGGTTGTTAAGCATGGACTTATCGCCGATGCTGCCTTTGTCGATTGGCTGGAAGACAACGCTGAAAGGCTATGGCAGCTCGATTCAGAATTATTAGGGAAAGCCATTGAAAAAGGCTGTGCAGTCAAAGCGGCTATTGTTTCCCAAGACGAGACAGAACAAGGGCAACGTGCATTGCTTAATTTGGGTCATACGTTTGGTCATGCCTTTGAAGCGCTATCTGCTTACTCCACTCTAAATCATGGGGAAGCCATCTCAATTGGCATGTGTTTGGCAGCCAAGGTAGCGGAACGGATTGGTTTTGCCGAGACTGGTGTATACAACCGCACGAAACGGATGCTGGAATTGTTCCACCTGCCAACGGCGTGGCCGGGCAATCTCTCGCCAGAAGCTGTGCTGGAAGCCATGAAACGAGACAAAAAGACGGTAGGCGGAAAGCTGGCATTGGTGTTGCCTAGGGCTATCGGGCAGGTGGAAGTCGTCAAAAATATAGAAGAAGAACTCATACTGGGAGTCATGAGAGAAGAAGTGGAGGGATAA
- the aroH gene encoding chorismate mutase, translating to MGMRGIRGAVTVEADTREEIVSSTKWLLEEMVARNEVNPEDIGSIIITTTEDLCATFPAQAARLLEGEAWQYVPLMCAREIPVPGGLPLCIRVMMHVNTDKTAKDIHHVFLREAVKLRPDLTNRG from the coding sequence ATGGGAATGAGAGGAATCAGAGGCGCGGTCACGGTGGAAGCCGATACGCGCGAAGAGATTGTCTCCTCAACAAAATGGTTGTTGGAGGAAATGGTAGCCCGCAATGAAGTAAACCCCGAAGACATTGGCAGCATTATTATCACGACGACAGAGGACCTCTGTGCGACCTTCCCCGCTCAAGCGGCCCGTCTGCTTGAAGGAGAAGCTTGGCAATACGTACCGCTCATGTGCGCAAGAGAAATCCCGGTGCCAGGTGGCTTGCCGCTTTGTATTCGTGTCATGATGCATGTGAATACGGACAAGACAGCAAAAGACATTCATCATGTGTTTTTGCGCGAAGCAGTCAAGCTGCGCCCGGATTTGACAAATCGCGGTTGA
- the trpE gene encoding anthranilate synthase component I, protein MYFPSLAEVKTLSASYSLIPVSMKLLADQETPIRLYQKIRKSDSFLLESVEGGARWARFSFIGMNPFQIVEAKGEEISVSYRTGEKLVHTGNPVSFLREETDRYKSPKLPGLPRLSGGAVGFFGYNTLRYFENLPAHRKEAVRVPDMRFLFVDEMIAFDHLKQEIQLIVNLHVEPGDTEETIGEKYKHVCERIEELAAKVMAPLEMDQRIQVATDTPAPLTVEPNMTREQYEQLVVQAKEYIAAGDIFQVVLSQRFSVKTEVDPFAVYRLLRTLNPSPYMYYLEYEGETVVGTSPELLVRVEDEKVEMRPIAGTRKRGATPQEDAALAADLLADKKERAEHYMLLDLGRNDVGKVSAYGSVKVEEALVIENYSHVMHMVSHVTGKLREGLHAFDALLSAFPAGTVSGSPKLRAMEIIAELEPDARHLYAGAIGYISFDGSLDSCITIRTLFFQDGYAHVQAGAGIVADSVPASEYQETVNKAAAMLSALEKAEQLFVRKVELSC, encoded by the coding sequence ATGTATTTCCCTTCCCTTGCCGAGGTTAAGACCCTATCGGCGTCGTATTCCCTTATCCCTGTAAGCATGAAACTGTTGGCGGATCAAGAGACACCGATTCGTTTGTATCAGAAGATTCGCAAAAGTGATTCCTTTTTGCTGGAGAGCGTAGAAGGTGGTGCTCGCTGGGCGCGTTTTTCGTTCATTGGCATGAATCCTTTTCAAATCGTGGAAGCAAAAGGTGAAGAAATTAGCGTTTCCTATCGCACTGGTGAAAAGCTTGTTCACACAGGAAATCCCGTCTCCTTTTTGCGTGAAGAAACCGATCGTTACAAAAGCCCGAAGCTGCCTGGGTTGCCTCGTCTCAGTGGTGGTGCGGTAGGCTTTTTCGGCTACAATACGTTGCGCTATTTCGAAAATTTACCAGCACATCGCAAGGAGGCTGTACGAGTCCCGGATATGCGCTTCCTGTTCGTCGATGAGATGATCGCCTTTGATCATTTGAAGCAGGAAATTCAATTGATTGTGAATCTCCATGTGGAACCAGGAGACACTGAGGAAACTATTGGCGAAAAATACAAGCACGTCTGTGAACGAATCGAGGAGTTGGCTGCCAAAGTCATGGCTCCGCTTGAAATGGATCAACGCATTCAAGTAGCAACTGATACACCAGCGCCATTGACAGTAGAGCCAAATATGACGCGGGAGCAATACGAGCAGCTAGTCGTGCAGGCGAAAGAATACATCGCAGCCGGCGACATTTTTCAAGTCGTGTTGTCCCAACGTTTTTCCGTAAAGACTGAAGTCGATCCTTTTGCAGTGTATCGATTGCTGCGTACGTTGAATCCTTCCCCATACATGTACTATCTCGAATACGAGGGAGAGACAGTCGTCGGGACTTCCCCAGAACTGCTCGTGCGTGTAGAGGATGAAAAAGTAGAGATGCGTCCGATTGCAGGAACGCGAAAAAGAGGGGCGACCCCACAAGAAGATGCTGCATTGGCGGCTGATCTTTTGGCAGATAAGAAGGAGAGAGCCGAGCACTACATGCTGCTGGATCTAGGGCGCAACGATGTTGGAAAGGTCTCTGCTTATGGAAGCGTGAAAGTGGAAGAAGCATTGGTGATTGAAAACTACTCCCACGTGATGCATATGGTTTCGCATGTGACTGGCAAGCTTCGGGAGGGACTGCACGCGTTCGATGCATTGCTGAGTGCTTTTCCGGCTGGTACAGTATCTGGTTCTCCGAAGCTGAGGGCGATGGAAATTATTGCAGAGCTCGAGCCTGACGCACGCCATTTGTATGCGGGAGCAATCGGCTACATTTCGTTTGATGGTTCACTCGATAGCTGCATCACGATTCGAACGTTGTTCTTTCAGGATGGATACGCACATGTGCAGGCAGGTGCAGGCATCGTAGCGGACTCGGTCCCTGCGAGTGAATACCAAGAGACGGTGAACAAAGCAGCAGCGATGCTCTCTGCGCTAGAAAAAGCGGAACAGTTGTTTGTCAGAAAGGTGGAGTTGTCATGCTAA
- the trpD gene encoding anthranilate phosphoribosyltransferase — translation MLTYALEQILLGKHLTRTVAEEAMGEIMDGKATPAQIGAFLASLRLKGEQVEEIIGFAKAMRARAMSFPIELPGLVDTCGTGGDGSHTFNISTASAVVAAADGVRIAKHGNRAVSSKSGSADVLEALGVPVNLSPKDTADCLRATNLCFLFAPLYHQAMKHAAGPRKELAIRTVFNLLGPLTNPAGASHQLMGVYDAKLLPNVAAVLHELDVKRALVVAGSDGLDELTVTGTSHIAELRDGRILTYEIEPEQFGLRRHEKDALRGGDANENAKIIHDVFSGARGAARDIVLLNAGAILYLADRVSSIETGVIRAAELIDGGLVMRKLEHVRQIAGGMIHAS, via the coding sequence ATGCTAACATACGCGCTAGAACAAATTCTGCTTGGGAAGCATTTAACACGGACGGTTGCAGAAGAGGCCATGGGCGAGATTATGGACGGAAAGGCAACTCCAGCTCAGATCGGTGCATTTTTGGCAAGCCTTCGCTTGAAGGGTGAGCAGGTGGAAGAGATTATCGGTTTTGCCAAAGCCATGAGAGCGCGGGCGATGAGTTTTCCCATCGAACTGCCAGGTCTGGTAGACACCTGCGGAACAGGCGGAGATGGAAGTCATACCTTTAACATTTCGACGGCAAGTGCAGTTGTCGCAGCAGCTGACGGTGTGCGCATCGCCAAGCACGGGAATCGTGCGGTTTCCAGCAAAAGCGGCAGTGCTGATGTGTTGGAAGCGTTGGGAGTGCCCGTCAATTTATCTCCCAAGGACACCGCAGATTGCCTGCGCGCGACTAATCTCTGCTTCCTGTTCGCTCCTCTTTACCACCAAGCGATGAAGCATGCGGCTGGCCCGCGAAAAGAATTGGCGATTCGCACGGTGTTTAACTTACTTGGACCATTGACAAATCCAGCAGGTGCCAGCCATCAGCTGATGGGCGTCTATGATGCCAAGTTGCTTCCGAATGTGGCGGCAGTCTTACACGAGCTCGATGTGAAAAGAGCGCTCGTTGTAGCAGGCTCGGATGGACTGGATGAATTGACTGTTACGGGAACGAGCCATATTGCTGAGCTGCGGGATGGGCGGATTTTGACATATGAAATCGAGCCAGAACAGTTCGGTCTGCGCAGACATGAGAAAGATGCTTTGCGCGGCGGTGATGCCAATGAGAATGCCAAGATCATTCACGACGTGTTTTCTGGAGCACGCGGGGCAGCACGCGACATCGTTTTGCTGAATGCGGGCGCGATCCTCTACCTGGCAGATCGGGTTAGCTCGATTGAAACAGGGGTTATACGTGCAGCGGAACTGATCGACGGCGGACTGGTCATGCGCAAGCTCGAGCACGTTCGTCAAATCGCAGGAGGTATGATTCATGCTTCGTAA
- the trpC gene encoding indole-3-glycerol phosphate synthase TrpC: MLRKIVEKKREEIARLYTDTTVSALLFATKEVQRPRGFRQALETSVRPVSVIAEVKKASPSKGLIRPAFQAVTIAKAYQAARAECLSVLTDESFFQGSLSYLRQIHEAVDRPLLRKDFLLDEIQVVEARAAGADCVLLIAAILDRETLRHLNQTAEELGMDVLVEVHDKRECELVFQAMEPKLLGINNRNLNTFQTDLAVTHELIAELPASLTIVSESGISTPADIENVRSAGARAVLVGEHFMRQTDVERAVIDLVGEAAPGVSL; the protein is encoded by the coding sequence ATGCTTCGTAAAATCGTGGAAAAGAAACGTGAAGAGATCGCACGACTTTATACAGATACAACCGTGTCAGCATTGCTTTTTGCAACGAAGGAAGTCCAGCGTCCACGCGGATTTCGTCAAGCATTGGAGACGAGTGTACGGCCTGTAAGCGTGATTGCCGAAGTGAAAAAAGCATCCCCGTCCAAAGGGTTGATCCGACCTGCTTTCCAAGCAGTAACCATCGCGAAGGCTTATCAGGCCGCTCGCGCAGAATGTTTGTCCGTTTTGACAGACGAGTCTTTTTTTCAGGGGAGTTTGAGCTATCTACGGCAAATTCACGAGGCAGTTGATCGTCCGTTACTTAGAAAAGACTTTCTTCTGGATGAAATTCAAGTCGTGGAAGCAAGAGCAGCAGGTGCTGATTGCGTGCTACTCATTGCTGCCATTCTCGATCGGGAAACGCTTCGCCACCTGAACCAAACTGCCGAGGAGCTGGGTATGGATGTACTGGTCGAGGTTCATGACAAACGCGAATGCGAGCTTGTTTTTCAAGCAATGGAACCGAAATTGCTCGGAATCAACAATCGAAACTTGAATACGTTTCAAACGGACCTAGCCGTTACACATGAGTTGATTGCAGAACTGCCTGCGTCATTGACGATCGTGAGCGAAAGTGGGATTTCGACACCAGCGGATATTGAAAATGTACGAAGTGCAGGTGCCAGGGCTGTACTGGTTGGAGAGCATTTTATGCGCCAAACAGACGTAGAGCGCGCAGTAATTGACCTTGTAGGAGAAGCAGCACCGGGGGTGAGTCTATGA
- a CDS encoding phosphoribosylanthranilate isomerase: MTRLKICGIKRAETLALLKALEVDYVGLVFAPSKRQVDAQTAGQLLAAVPGHPPAVGVFVNPTMEELEEVLSKAPLSVIQLHGQETPQFCQQVRERFAIPVWKALAVGGEADAAQAIQSYRGIVSAFLFDTYDPTQAGGTGKKFSWEQIPALQAACEEADCIIAGGIHAGNVGELTGQYQAGIVDVSSGVETDGEKDAEKMKTLVERVKAHEQHSNNYASRA, from the coding sequence ATGACTCGTTTGAAAATATGTGGGATCAAGCGGGCGGAAACACTTGCGCTGTTAAAGGCACTGGAAGTCGATTACGTTGGCCTTGTTTTTGCCCCAAGTAAGCGACAAGTTGATGCCCAAACTGCGGGACAATTGCTTGCAGCCGTTCCAGGCCATCCTCCTGCTGTAGGGGTGTTCGTTAATCCGACGATGGAAGAGCTGGAGGAAGTGCTAAGCAAGGCACCGCTATCCGTGATCCAACTGCATGGACAGGAGACGCCGCAATTTTGCCAGCAAGTTCGGGAGCGGTTCGCTATTCCGGTGTGGAAGGCGTTGGCCGTGGGCGGAGAAGCGGATGCTGCGCAAGCAATTCAATCCTATCGTGGCATTGTCAGTGCCTTTTTATTTGATACGTATGACCCTACTCAAGCAGGCGGCACAGGGAAAAAGTTTTCGTGGGAGCAAATCCCTGCATTGCAAGCAGCATGCGAGGAAGCAGACTGCATCATCGCTGGCGGGATTCATGCGGGGAATGTCGGAGAATTAACGGGACAGTATCAGGCAGGAATTGTCGATGTGTCCAGTGGTGTAGAGACGGATGGCGAAAAAGACGCTGAAAAAATGAAAACATTGGTGGAGAGGGTGAAGGCGCATGAACAACATTCAAACAACTACGCGAGTCGTGCCTGA
- the trpB gene encoding tryptophan synthase subunit beta: MNNIQTTTRVVPDENGRFGDFGGKFIPETLMNAVTELEIAFEEARRDPAFVQELNGLLSEYAGRPTPLTYAERLTKAVGGAQIYLKREDLNHTGAHKLNNALGQALLAKRMGKKSIIAETGAGQHGVASATVAAKLGLSCKVFMGEEDIRRQSLNVFRMKLLGAEVIPAVSGSRTLKDATNEAIRHWVSHVDDMFYVIGSVVGPHPYPYMVREFQKIIGEETRSQVLQMLRRLPDEVVACVGGGSNAIGMFYPFIQDESVALRGVEAAGKGIDTEKHAATLTLGRPGVIHGSLTYLLQDEGGQVQEAHSISAGLDYPGVGPEHAYLKDSGRVTYTSVTDAEALEAVQVLCQTEGIIPALESAHAIAEAIKRAKEMSSDKILVICLSGRGDKDVLTIQEALTAEGGE, translated from the coding sequence ATGAACAACATTCAAACAACTACGCGAGTCGTGCCTGACGAAAACGGGCGATTTGGTGACTTCGGAGGCAAGTTTATTCCAGAGACCTTGATGAATGCAGTGACAGAGCTCGAGATCGCTTTTGAAGAAGCGCGTCGTGACCCGGCATTTGTTCAGGAATTAAATGGACTGCTCAGCGAGTATGCTGGACGCCCAACCCCGCTCACCTATGCAGAGCGTTTGACAAAAGCGGTCGGCGGCGCCCAAATCTATTTGAAACGAGAAGATCTCAATCATACGGGGGCGCATAAATTAAACAATGCTTTGGGCCAAGCATTGTTAGCCAAACGGATGGGCAAAAAATCAATTATTGCCGAAACGGGCGCTGGTCAGCACGGAGTGGCAAGTGCAACTGTCGCGGCAAAGCTCGGACTCTCTTGCAAGGTGTTCATGGGGGAGGAAGATATTCGTCGCCAGTCTTTGAATGTTTTTCGGATGAAGCTGCTTGGAGCCGAAGTCATCCCTGCGGTATCCGGCTCTCGTACACTTAAGGATGCGACAAACGAAGCGATTCGCCATTGGGTGTCTCACGTAGATGACATGTTCTACGTCATCGGATCTGTCGTTGGCCCACATCCATACCCATACATGGTTCGCGAATTCCAAAAAATTATCGGTGAAGAGACACGGAGTCAAGTCCTGCAAATGCTCAGAAGGCTGCCAGACGAGGTCGTTGCTTGCGTCGGTGGAGGCAGCAATGCGATTGGCATGTTTTATCCGTTCATACAGGATGAGTCGGTCGCGCTCAGAGGAGTAGAAGCGGCAGGAAAAGGAATCGATACCGAAAAGCATGCGGCAACACTAACACTTGGACGCCCGGGAGTCATCCATGGTTCCTTAACTTACTTGTTGCAGGATGAAGGCGGACAGGTGCAAGAAGCGCATTCGATTTCGGCTGGCTTGGATTATCCAGGAGTAGGACCTGAGCACGCTTATCTCAAAGACAGTGGAAGAGTAACCTATACATCGGTAACAGATGCGGAAGCACTCGAGGCGGTACAAGTACTTTGCCAAACGGAAGGCATCATTCCAGCGTTGGAGAGCGCACATGCGATAGCGGAAGCAATAAAACGTGCAAAAGAGATGTCTTCAGACAAAATATTAGTAATCTGTTTGTCCGGTCGAGGCGATAAGGACGTACTGACTATTCAAGAAGCGCTGACAGCAGAAGGGGGAGAGTAA
- the trpA gene encoding tryptophan synthase subunit alpha, with the protein MTTALNRIDQLFADRDRKRFIPFLTVGDPSIEATFHLVKAMVEAGADLIELGVPYSDPLADGPTIQRASERALKNGVTIREALQLVKRLRESGMEASIVLFTYFNPVLQYGIERFFADLAAYGADGVVIPDLPIEENGPAVTAAKQHGIHVISLVAPTSSSRMNMIGAQATGFLYCVSSLGVTGARADLREDLADFLERVKASTSVPTAVGFGISTPDQVRAVAPHTDGVIVGSAIVQQIEEYAEQLKDPKQMPEAVEKIKTFVHQLASALQ; encoded by the coding sequence ATGACGACCGCTCTTAACAGAATCGATCAATTATTCGCGGATCGTGATCGCAAACGATTCATCCCGTTTCTAACGGTAGGCGATCCTTCGATAGAAGCAACCTTTCATCTCGTAAAAGCGATGGTCGAAGCCGGAGCAGATCTCATCGAGCTCGGGGTCCCTTACTCTGATCCTTTGGCAGATGGCCCAACGATACAACGGGCTTCAGAGCGTGCATTGAAAAATGGTGTGACGATCAGGGAAGCTTTGCAATTGGTCAAAAGGCTCCGGGAATCAGGTATGGAGGCATCCATCGTCCTGTTCACCTACTTCAATCCGGTTTTGCAATATGGTATCGAGCGCTTTTTTGCCGATCTCGCTGCCTATGGTGCGGACGGAGTTGTCATTCCGGATTTGCCGATTGAGGAAAACGGTCCAGCAGTAACGGCAGCAAAACAGCATGGCATTCATGTCATTTCACTCGTAGCACCAACTTCCAGTTCCAGAATGAACATGATCGGCGCGCAAGCAACGGGATTCCTTTATTGTGTATCGTCTCTCGGTGTGACGGGTGCCCGCGCGGATCTGCGCGAGGATTTGGCAGATTTTCTGGAACGAGTAAAAGCCAGCACATCGGTTCCTACTGCGGTAGGCTTCGGCATATCCACACCGGATCAGGTACGAGCAGTAGCACCCCATACGGATGGTGTCATTGTGGGAAGTGCCATCGTACAGCAAATCGAGGAGTATGCTGAGCAGCTGAAAGACCCCAAACAGATGCCAGAAGCTGTAGAAAAAATAAAAACCTTTGTACATCAGTTAGCCAGTGCGCTACAATAG